A portion of the Toxoplasma gondii ME49 chromosome VIIb, whole genome shotgun sequence genome contains these proteins:
- a CDS encoding hypothetical protein (encoded by transcript TGME49_263160~Predicted trans-membrane domain (TMHMM2.0):127-150), with protein MVKSRVKKTLARIENGLCSRLDEAPRSVSSACSCQTRPRMPARNFSLLSPAFRGHHRVHGMCSEFEDKGLGLSTRFFSFRLFSLAKNLKDDSRRGSDSGAGEPTHLRRGGRSSQQVCPRQERPSIFFVLTSLSLFFVASSSLLCLFFVCASPSTSRRRFRRQLLRLHLRFRRSVLGRGGRRRTAGEEAARGFFSCGETVTLRFLSCMRRSFHPFPAS; from the coding sequence ATGGTGAAGTCGCGAGTCAAGAAGACCTTGGCTCGAATTGAAAACGGTTTATGTTCAAGACTCGACGAAGCACCACGCTCTGTaagttctgcatgcagttgtcAAACTCGGCCGCGCATGCCGGCGCGAAACTTCTCGTTGCTCTCACCTGCTTTTCGCGGGCACCACAGAGTCCACGGAATGTGCAGCGAGTTTGAAGACAAAGGCTTGGGGCTCTCGACTcgatttttctctttccgacttttctctctcgcgaaaAATCTCAAGGACGACAGCCGGAGAGGCAGCGACTCAGGTGCAGGGGAACCGACGCACCTGCGCCGGGGGGGGAGGTCCAGCCAGCAGGTATGTCCTCGTCAGGAGAGACcttccatcttcttcgtcctcacttctctgtctctcttcttcgtcgcttcttcgtctcttctttgtctcttctttgtctgtgCTTCACCCTCCACTTCGCGGCGGCGTTTCCGGCGacagcttcttcgtctgcaccTCCGTTTTCGTAGAAGCGTCTTGGGGCGTGgtggacgaagaaggaccgcaggagaagaagctgcccgcggcttcttttcctgcgGCGAAACAGTGACgctccgctttctctcctgcatgCGAAGGAGCTTCCATCCGTTTCCAGCCTCCTGA